The Streptomyces sp. YIM 121038 genome includes a window with the following:
- a CDS encoding transposase, with translation MVRLVALVECGTRALLDAAFGSDRIGELSYAHRLLASLDASMLLLADAYYDAVDFLNAVSETGAAFLLRSTRKRFPTNRHALPDGSYLTFIRSQHYRADRGYGRRLVVRIIEAWLTVSLEDGTQRTELWRLITSLLDADLCSAQELIEIYHRLWEAESAHWWCGSSELGLSWLSSAGTGGGWGAAGEAGPGVVAGRARASFA, from the coding sequence ATGGTCCGACTGGTCGCCCTGGTGGAGTGCGGCACCCGCGCCCTGCTCGACGCCGCCTTCGGCTCCGACCGCATCGGCGAACTGTCCTACGCGCACCGCCTGCTGGCCAGCCTGGACGCCTCCATGTTGCTGCTGGCCGACGCCTACTACGACGCGGTGGACTTCCTCAACGCGGTGTCCGAGACCGGCGCCGCATTCCTGCTGCGCTCCACCCGTAAACGCTTCCCGACCAACCGGCACGCGCTCCCGGACGGCTCCTATCTGACCTTCATCCGCTCCCAGCACTACCGCGCCGACCGTGGGTACGGCCGACGTCTCGTGGTCCGGATCATCGAAGCCTGGCTCACCGTCAGCCTCGAAGACGGCACCCAGCGCACCGAGTTGTGGCGCCTGATCACCAGCCTGCTCGACGCCGACCTCTGTTCCGCCCAGGAACTGATCGAGATCTATCACCGCCTCTGGGAAGCCGAGTCAGCCCACTGGTGGTGCGGGTCAAGCGAGTTGGGTCTTTCATGGTTGTCCTCCGCTGGGACGGGTGGTGGGTGGGGTGCTGCCGGTGAAGCGGGCCCGGGTGTAGTAGCCGGGCGGGCGCGAGCGTCGTTCGCGTAG